The proteins below come from a single Papaver somniferum cultivar HN1 chromosome 11, ASM357369v1, whole genome shotgun sequence genomic window:
- the LOC113321202 gene encoding probable serine/threonine-protein kinase PBL24, which yields MWLLGGYSKFYKGNLQDGREVAIKKHVKMEEPKAFWDEIDVLQLEHLRHPNIIRMIGDNLMMVMELMPLKSLDKSLFDSTGQLLDWDARLKIAEGVAIALQYLHSQDVVVRDVKPHNFLLSEDFDAKLADFGAAILNSSRTSNSSGKMILKGTRGYMDPEEYRGKAQSPKQDVYSFGMVLFELMTGRRTTALPPPVTHLSSLRFFHSIVLLN from the exons ATGTGGTTATTAGGAGGGTATTCAAAATTCTATAAGGGCAATCTACAAGATGGTCGG GAAGTTGCCATTAAAAAGCATGTAAAGATGGAGGAACCCAAAGCCTTCTGGGATGAGATTGATGTGTTACAGCTTGAGCATTTGAGGCACCCCAACATAATTAGGATGATTGGTGATAACTTGATGATGGTGATGGAGCTTATGCCCCTAAAATCACTTGACAAAAGCTTATTCG ATTCTACTGGACAACTTCTCGACTGGGACGCTAGGCTTAAGATAGCAGAGGGAGTTGCCATAGCTTTACAATATTTGCATTCCCAAGATGTAGTGGTTAGAGATGTCAAGCCTCATAACTTCCTTCTCAGTGAAGATTTTGATGCAAAACTGGCAGACTTTGGAGCTGCGATTCTGAATTCCTCTAGAACTTCAAATTCTTCTGGGAAAATGATCCTCAAAGGAACTCGAGGATATATGGACCCAGAAGAATATAGAGGGAAGGCACAAAGTCCAAAACAAGACGTATATTCTTTTGGAATGGTCTTATTTGAGCTCATGACTGGGCGTAGAACTACTGCATTACCTCCTCCAGTAACTCATCTATCCTCTTTAAGATTTTTTCATTCTATTGTGTTACTGAATTGA
- the LOC113324577 gene encoding probable serine/threonine-protein kinase PBL7, whose product MKIAEGVAKALEYLHNQKLPPIIYGGLKTTGILLDENYNPKLSDSNCVNHVARSGYTGEHEKLAYGYIATELFFSSRVSFKTDVYSFGVVLVELISGRKAIDRTRTSGEICMALWARRLLRSKKFKEIADPLMKGQYPYRGLVQALGLVKMCIHRKFIKRPPIAEVVTTLSKIASQIYEEERGTTEAGVQRNLVNLLHQPCCRTQVVVE is encoded by the exons ATGAAGATAGCAGAGGGTGTTGCCAAGGCTTTAGAATATCTGCATAATCAAAAGCTTCCTCCTATAATTTATGGTGGCTTGAAAACAACTGGTATTTTACTCGATGAAAATTATAATCCAAAGCTGTCAGATTCCAACTGTGTAAACCATGTTGCTAGATCGGGTTATACCGGGGAGCATGAAAAGTTGGCATACGGTTATATTGCTACAGAGTTGTTTTTTAGTAGCAGAGTCTCTTTCAAAACCGATGTCTATAgttttggtgttgttttggttgagTTGATCTCTGGGCGGAAGGCAATTGATAGAACCCGAACCAGCGGTGAAATCTGTATGGCTTTATGG GCACGACGGTTACTCCGTAGTAAGAAGTTCAAAGAAATAGCTGACCCGCTCATGAAAGGACAGTATCCATATCGCGGACTTGTCCAAGCTCTTGGGCTTGTGAAGATGTGTATACATCGAAAGTTTATCAAAAGACCTCCTATAGCAGAAGTTGTGACTACTCTTTCGAAAATAGCCTCACAAATTTACGAAGAAGAACGGGGTACAACCGAAGCTGGTGTACAACGGAATCTGGTCAATTTACTCCATCAACCATGCTGCAGGACACAAGTAGTAGTAGAGTAG